The genomic region TGATAGCCTCGCTCAAGGTTGAAATAATCCTGGGCATACGGACCTTGGCCGCGCGAGTAAAGGCGGTTGCCAGGACGGCCCGAGGAACTATCTGGAAAGAAAGACCTTCTCCCGGAGGAAATGCATGACGCAAACACGGACCGTGGCGGTGCTCGGGGCCACGGGCTACATTGGCGGGCGCTTGGTGCCGGCCCTGCTGGAAAAAGGCTGGCGCGTGCGGGCCATCGGCCGCAACACGGACAAGCTGCGCTGTCGCCCCTTTGCCAGCGACCCAGGCGTGGAACTGGCCCAGGCCGATGTTTTGGACCGACCGACATTGATGGCCGCGCTACGCGGCTGCTCCGCCGCCTTTTATCTGGTCCATTCCATGTTTCCCGGCGTGAAGGACTTCGAGGACCAGGACCGCCGCGCGGCCCTGACCATGCGCGACGCGGCCCAGGA from Deltaproteobacteria bacterium harbors:
- a CDS encoding NAD-dependent epimerase/dehydratase family protein, which produces MTQTRTVAVLGATGYIGGRLVPALLEKGWRVRAIGRNTDKLRCRPFASDPGVELAQADVLDRPTLMAALRGCSAAFYLVHSMFPGVKDFEDQDRRAALTMRDAAQ